CGGCTCAATTTATGGCACTGCGAGCATTTCTGCGAAAACACCTGATAATTGTCCTGAATCGCATCGGGATATTTGGAGACATCAACGGTCGCGGGACCTTTTTCGAACCGCTCGATGCGCGCCTTGGTTTGAGCATCCAACGGTTCGTCTGCGCGCGCGGCGAACGTGGTGAGGGCAGCGACAGCGCCCATGAGCAATGAAGTAAGTACAACTTTTGTTTTCATAGTATAGATTGGGCAGTGGCATAGACTACAGCGAGGGGCCCCTCTGCCCGATCCTCTCCCCTTCGGAAGTGGAGAGGGAGAAGCATCGGCAGATTAACGGTGTAGTTCATGTTAGGGACTCGTCAGTAAGCTTTTGTTTTTGGTTAAAACCCGTAGGAGACTTGGAACAACAGTTCGTTCGATGGGAAAAATGCCGAGCCGGGGCCGGTGCTGTGGAGCCATTCGTAATCGCCTTCGAAGAGCAGGGTGTTGGAGAAGTAATAAACGAACCCGGCGGTGTAGCGGTCGGCTTTGGTCGCCGGCGCCAGGCCGTCGTTGGACTCGTCATAGCGGCCCACCAGTTCGAGGTTGTTGATGAGGGGCCAGTCCCGGTTCAAGCCGGCGAGCTTGTAACTGCCCTGAATCCACCAGCCTCTGGGGTGGATGGTGCCCATGTCCGTGGTATCCGCCCAGGTGTTGATATACTCGCCTTTGACCTCGACGTTCGGGGTGATGTGCAGGGCGGCATCAACCACCGCGGCTGACCATTGGTTGCCCAGGTCATTCCACTCGCCCGTCTGGCCCGAAACCCCCAACTCGAGGTCATAATGCGGTTTCAACGGGAAGAACCAGCCAAGCCGCCCGCCACCGCTGGGGTCGGAATGCAAATTGCCCAGAGCCGAAAAGGTCGTGCCCGGCAAGCCAAAGCCGTATTGCCTCGGCACTGTGGTGGCTTGGGAGAGAACGCCCACGTTCCCACCCAGGTCCAGCGAGCCAGAGTTGCCGGTCCCATCGACTGACGACGGACCATTCACGCCATAGGCCGAATAGGTAAGCATTTGGCCGTTGTCCCCGATGGGAACAGCCCCGCGCCCCTGGATGCCGATGCCATTGCCAGGAAGCAAACCGCGAGGCATGGGGTTATCGGGAATTTTATTGAGCCAGCCGGCGCTGCGTTCGCTGTAGGTGCCTAGCGGCAGGAGCATGTTGCCCGCCACGACTGTCAGATAGTCGTTGAAGAGATAATCCAGGGTGGCAAAGCTCAGATCAAAACCGTATGACGTGCCGGCGGAGGCTGGCGCATTATTGGCCAGGGTGAAATCAAATCCCGCTTCAAACAGGATATTGTCATTGGCCCGAAACAGGAAGATGGGCGCGAAATCGGCGAAGGCAAAGGCGCTGTGCTGGCCCGGCATGCGTCCGAAGATGGTTTCGGCGTCGCCAACGACCTGGAATTGGTGAGTGGCAGGCGGCCCTGGCATGGGAGCGACCGGCGCGGCGGCCTGGGCCTTGGCGACCGCCTCGACTTGCTGTGCGGCATTGGTGGCCACGGTCTGGGTTTCGCCCAATTGCTGCTTTAACTGGTCGATTTGCTGCTTGTCTTGCTGATGGGTTGCCTGGTCTTGTTCGTGGGTTTGTTCGAGGCGTTGCACTTTTTTGCTTAATTCATCGACCATGTTTTTGAGGTCGTTGAAATCGTTGCTGCTTACCTGCGCCCAGCCGGCTGAGGGCAGAACCACTGCCAATGCCAGCATCAAGGAAAGAGGTTTCATAAGGTGTTGGTCTTTCAGATTGGGTTAGCTGCCGCTGTCTTCCTGCAGGTACTTGAGTATCTTTTTGGCTTGTGACGCCGGGAGATTGGCGCGCACCCGCATGTGAGTCATGAGGGTCTTCCACTGGGAAGCGGTGAACTCGGTGGCGTAACGTTCCGGATGGCAACGGTTGCAGTTGATGCTGTAGAGCTCGGCGCCGGTGAGCTTTGAGACCTTCTTCGCCTTCTTCTGCGCTTTGGCGGGTTTGTCTGCCTTGGTATCCGCCGCCACTGCGCAGAAGACCGATGCCCCATAGAGCGTCGCCGCCGACAACGCGAGAATCGCCCCGGGGCGCCGCGCCCATTTGAATAAACTGAGTCGCTTCATGATTTGTTTTGGTTTCGAACGTTTATGTGCCATGACCGGCCTCAAACAACACCCGTTGTTCGGGGCATTTCCTAGACAGGCCTTCATTTCTCTCTGCCACGCCTGCTTTCGTTTGAAGGCTAGTGGCAAAGGGGATGATCTGCGCCTGACCAATTCTCAGCATGAGCTTTGTACCTCAATTGGAGTTCAACCGGCTACTTGCCGGTTGGCTATTTGTGATTGCCTATTGGCATCGGCCTCGGATTGGAAGCGTTGGCGTTCGCGCTCGGGCCTGCATCTTGAGCGGCGGTCGCTCAGCAAAACGTTGGACAAAAATAGTCGCTTTTACGTTTGGCGTCCGGTAGCTTGGGCGCATGCCGAAGATTTTCGAGAAGGACGGCTACAGATTCTTTTTTTACAGCAATGAACACCGTCCCATTCACGTTCACGTTCGGTATGGTGGTGGAGAAGCCGTGTTTGAGGTAGAGCGGCGAGTAGATCTGCGCGAATCGCAGGGACTTAAGGTGCGGGAGTTGGCGAAAGCGGAGGAGCTTGCAAAGGAGCATCGCGAGCTTATTATTAAACGGTGGAATGAGCGTTTTAACTGATAGTGCGCGCAGAGCCGTCTTCCAGGATGGCCAGATTATTATCGCGATGGAGAGCGGGGCGGAGATTCGTTTCCCCGTGGCCGAGAACCCGCGCCTGGCGTGTGGTACATCGGAGCAGTTGAGCCGGATCGAGATTTCACCGTATGGCATTCACTGGCCCGAGCTCGATGAGGACCTCTCCTTGCGAGGATTGTTGAGAGGCGACTACGGACAGCATCAGAATATCGCCCCAAAGCGTGGAGCCGACAGGGGGCAGCCGTCGTGATCATGACCAGGAATGTCAATAGTTATGACCGCCCCCTTTTCGACCTCAGAAGAGCGATTACCGTTGGATTATCTTCTGCCTTTGCGCCTGGTACTCATCCTGGGTAATAGCACCCTGGTCGAGGGCCTTCTTGAGGTCAATCAACTCCTGGCCACGAGTCGTTTGCACGACATTGGTTCCCTTTTTGTCGCCGCCGATTTGCCATGCACATCCGGAGAGCAGAAGGCCCATGAAGCCTGCGGCTGCAACCAAGCGCATCGATTTTGATAATTTCGGTTTCATCGTGTTTCCTTGCTTAATATCCAATTTCGAAAAGACAAGCTGACCGGGGAAGTGTTAGGCCCTTTGGGCCGAATGTCAAGCAGACTTCAGACGCAGACGCCGGGCATGGTTGCTAATGAGAAGACCCTTCTATCGCCCGAGCGTTTTCAGGATTACCAATCGCGGTTGCATCAACTCGGCTTCGCTATTCTCCTGGGTCGAAAGTTTGATCTCGACGCGGCCTGGTTTGAGTGAAACCCGGCCCAATGCCGTGGTTTGAATTGCTCCGGGAGTAATTTGCCCCTTGAGCACCTGCGACCCGAATTCCACCGTGAACCATTTGCCGGCGGATTGTTCCTGAGCATCGTAGGTCACGGAGACCTCATAGACGGCAGGCTCATTTATGCGCGCGGGCCAGGTAATGCATTCGCCCGGGTTGGTCCAGCCCGTCACGTGTGCGTCCCGCGTCTTGCCTGGGCCGAACTTCAAAGCTTTTCCGTGCAACACGGCGTCGAAGACGCGAAGGGTTTCGGAGCCCATTGCCGGTTGGAGGAGGCGCCTGGGGTCAGATTGAATCTCGCCCGTGCATTCCAGCGCAATGACGGAATCGGCCTGCTCTGGCGGGGCCGCTGGAAGGCCTGTGATGGTGAGGTCGAGGGGATTGAGCCGGCTGATGGTAAGCGGGCCACAGGGGGAGGCTGAGAGTACGTGCGCGGTTTTTACGGCGGACATTAACCCGCCGACAACCAGTTTGCCGCTCGCAGGCCAGTCAAAGACATGGAGGTAAAGGGTATTGCCCTTGAGGGTCGATTCGCCCCAAGATTGCACCGCCAGTGGAGAGCGCGTTGTGCCGCGGATCGATTCACCGTTTAGCTTCCACCATGCCCCAATCCCATCGAGAATCGCCAGGTCTTTTGGGTCCATCCGGCCATCACCCATCGGCCCCACATTCATCAGGATGTTGCCGCCGCGCGCAGCGGCTTTGGCGAGCAGCCGGATGAAATGGGAAGGCGGCTTGTGTGAATGGTCGAAGCGGTTCCAGCCATAGGATTCGTTGGTGGTGGGAATGCCCTCCCAATCGGCCTCGTGGGGCGCGAAATCCGCCGGACGATCGGCGGTCGAGGAGTAATCGCCCAACCCGCGCACCAGGCGTCCATTAATCACCACACGCGCGCTGGCTGCGCGCACGGCTCGCATGATGCGCAGATTCTCCGATTCAGGCAGCTTGCTCGAGGTGTCGAACCAGAGAATGTCCGGGTCGTAGCGCCTTATCAATTCCTGCAATTGGGGAATGGCTTTTTGATCGACGTACTTTCTGGCCTTCGGGAGGAACTCGGGAGTCGTCTCCCACCAGCGCCGCCCGCCAATCAGCTTATCGCCGCCGGGATTGTGGTAATCCCAATCGTTGCCTGGGGCGTTTTCGTCACTCCAATCAAATGCCTGAGAATAGTAAAAGCCGAACCTTAAGCCGTATTTGCGGCACGCCGCGCTCAATTCGGCCATGGGGTCACGTTTAAAAGGAGTGCAATTGGTGATATTATAGGGGCTGACTGCCGAAGGCCACATGGCAAAACCGTCGTGATGCTTTGCTGTAATAATCATATACCCCATGCCGGCGTCTTTTGCCGCTCGAACCCAGGCCTCGGCGTTAAAATTCGTTGGATTAAAGTTCCCGGCGACCTCTTTTCGATACGCAGCGATAGGAATCTTCAAGACCCTTTGGATGTGCTCGGCATAAGTGCCGCCTTTGCGTCCGTGGAATTCATTGCCCAAAGAAGAGTAAACACCCCAATGGATGAACATGCCGAAGCGGGCATCGCGCCACCAGGCGATGCGCGCATCATGGGTTTTCATCGAATCGCGCCACCACTCCAGCTTCGGGCTGTTCTTTGGCGGAATCGGGAACGGCTGCGCATCGAGGAAGGGCGCTGCCAGCCACAAGCACCCGGCGGATACAATGATAGGGAGCTGTTTCATTTGGCGGTCAGTTTAGACCTTCTGGACAGGCTGAGACCAGTTGAACAAAGTACGTACTGGGTGCTCAAATGAGCGGGGTCAAAAGCGGAGCACGTCCAGAGCGCTGTTATTGCAGATTGGGAATGTAACAGCCGATGGATTTGGTCGCGCGCACTTGGATCGAGTGGTGAGCCAGTATCGCGTTTAGGGCCTCCTCCAAGTCATGGCGGGTGGGCGCTGGCCGTTCCCGTCCGATCTCTGCGAAGCGGTCGTCGATTCGGCCATGATACAGCAGCTCGCCCTTCATGCCAAAGACGGCGGCCGAAGGCACGGTATCCGTCCTGGCGCGGCGGGCCCAAAGCTGGTGGGGGTCCAGGAGCGTAGGGAGAGTCAACTTGTATTCGAGATCATGCCTCCGGATGCTGTCCGCCGTTTCCTCCGGGTCAGAATGCACGAGCCAAAACGCCACGCCCCGTGGGGCGTACTGCTGGCGCAAATGCGAAATGGTGGGGCAGTAGCGATTGGCCAGCGGACAATCATTGCTCACGAAAATCAGGACTCGGGCGACCAGGTTGGTTGGCAACAACGGATCAGCCGGGCGAGGCCATACCGAGATTACACTATGACGGTTCAAACAGCCTGGGAAGAGGCAACCAAGCGCGGCCAAAGCCAGAAGCGGAAAGGCTCGCCTCATTTGGTGGCCGCCTCAGGTGCGGCGCGAAGACGCTCGATTCGCTGCAAGGTTTCACGCGCCAGAGCGTCGGTGGGGTCCAGCAGAAGGGCCTGCCGGATTTTTTTCTCCGCCTGATCGAGGTCGCCCAGGTCCAGAAACAAGAAAGCGAGGTTGCCAAAAGCGCGCGCGTTTCTTGGGTTGAGGCGAATAGCCGCCTCCAGCTCAGTGCGGGCGCGGGTCAGGAGGTTTTGGGTGCGGTAGATGACTCCCCTGTAATAATGAGGCTGGTCGTACTTGGGGTCGTCGGCGCAGGCCTCTCTGAGGGTCTCAAGGGCTTCGGTCGTTTGGCCGGCAGCCCATTGTGCGAAACCCAGTTCGGTGCGCGCGCGAGCATCGCGCGGGTTGCGGGCCAGCCGAAACTCGGCGTAACGTCGAATGAGCTGTTGGTTTTTCTGGTTGTAAGCTTCCTTGAGCCGCGCGCCGTCGCCCGGATTATTGAGCCGGACTTGGAACCAAAGCTCGCCCATTTCATCGGTTGTCTGCGGACCGTAGAGAACCTCTTTGGGGGGCTGGTTTGGGTTTCTGGGGTTCGCGGTTGAATTGTCATAGGTAAAGTGCATCCCAAGCTCTGTCCCGGCGGGCAAATGCACTGGATGGGCATAGCGATAGTCGCCTTGCCAGTTGAAGTCCCAGTCGGGGATAGTCAGCAGCGGCTGAATGCTGCCGTCGGTTCGACGCGCGAAGCCCTCGAGTCGTTTGCCAAGGTAATGGGCATGGGGCAAAACCGAAAGAACCTCGACATCGACCGGCAGGACGAATTGGTCTTCCAAAACCCAGGCGTTATTGCCGGCAGGGATATCGATGTTGAGCGAAGTCAGGACAAGGATCATGGTTGTATTGGTGGGGGGCGTATCTGTGAAGAAGAGCCCGACCTGCGCCTGGATCGTCTCAGGTTTTCCCGTCGGCCTCAAATGCGCCTGCACCACCAGGTCCTCGCCAGGCTTAAGTGTCCAGCCATACCCTGGCGGCTCGGAGGACGGCATCTTGCCCGGCTGATAGCCCAGAAAATAGCCATCAGGGGTTCGGACGCTGTTGGGCAAATTCATTCCGTCAAACCCGGGTTGGCCATCCGCGCCATCGAAGCTCCCCGCCTGCCCTGATGTGTCCACTTTTACAAAAGCATGGTGAACGATCCGAAGATTGTCCGGACGAAACTCGACCGCGCGCACATACCGGGGAACCTTGAGGGGAACTGGGATAACAAAGTTTCGGTAAACGTCGCGCCCATCGGCGGCAAGCGTGAATGGGCGCGGCATCCGGACAACCAAATCGGGCTTGCCCAATTGCCAACCTCCCACAAATCGAGGAAGCGGCGGTAGCTGCGACGGCGCGCCCTCCGGCGCACCGGCTTGGAACCAGCGCGCAAACAATTCGACCTGCTCCCCGGTTAGCCGGCGGTCTCCCACAAATTCTCCCCTCGCGCCGGCTGGCAGCCACGGAGGCATGTAACGGCTCCGGGTCACCTGCGCGATTTGCCTCGCCCGCTTCTCGACATCACGAAAGCTCAAGAGCGCAAAGGGTCCCGATTCACCTGGCCGATGGCAGATCGAACAATGCGCGAACACAATCGGAGCGATATCCTTATTAAAAGTGACATCCGTGTTGGAGGCGAGCACTGCCTCGCCAACCAGAACCAATGATGCAACCGTAGCCAGCTTCACGTGAATACACCATCCTAGCAGGTCACACAGCGCGAGGCTAGAAAGAAAGGCAACCCGCCCCCAAGGCGTCCCAGGAGGCGGCTGACCTGCGATGCCTTTCAGACACGAGCAGCTTTCCACGGGAAGCGTTGGAACCACATCTGGGCTCGCGGAGAGGAGAAGCCACGGCTTGACTGGAGTCTGTGAAACGTACGTGTTTCCCATCGGGACTCTGCCTGGCTTCCTCATCCGTCCCGAGTTGTCCGGGAAACCCCGGATACCTCTTTCCGCATAACCCCGCATAAAAGCAGGTTGACCAGAACCAGGAGATTGTGTATTCGATAGTCTAAGCCTTTGAATTCATCGTGCTAAACACGTTGTCGCGTATTATGAACACAAGAATCCTGGCCACCCTTGCGCCCATTGCGGGCAGTTTTCTCATCCTCACCGCCGCTGCCACCGCTCAGCCGGTGCGCGTTTTTGGCCCGCCGGCGCGGGGCACCGCGCGGCCACCGCTTTGGATGAACTTGAATCCCCAGGCCCGGCCCAACAGTTCCACCGGCACGGCCGCGCCGCCTTACACGCCGAAGCAAGTCAGCAGCGCCTACGGCTTCAACCAGGTGTACGCGAGCGGATTCGACGGCACCGGCCAGGTCATTGGGATCGTTGATGCCTACGATGACAGCGCGAATATTCAGAACGACCTGAACTATTTCTGCAATCAGTTCGGACTCCCGCCGACCACCGTTCAAATTATTTACGCGCAAGGGGCCAAACCTTCGGCCAACACGGGCTGGCAACAGGAAGAGTCGCTGGATGTCGAATGGGCCCATGCCATAGCCCCCGGCGCCAAGATTTTGCTGGTCGAGGCCTACAACAACAGCACGGCTTACCTGCTCCAGGCGGCCCAGGTCGCGGTGCAGAACGGGGCAACCGTCGTTTCCATGAGTTGGGGTGGCGGAGAATCCTCGGGCGAGACTTCTTCGGATGCTTATTTCACTTCAAATGCCGTCACCTACGTTGCGTCGGCAGGTGATAGCGGTGAGAGCACCGGTGTGGAATGGCCTGCCGCCTCGCCCAACGTGATCGGGGTCGGCGGAACAACGCTCGTCATCAACTCGGACGGTACTTACGGCTCCGAATCCGCCTGGGCCAGCAGCGGCGGGGGCATCAGCACAATCGAACCGCTCCCTTCCTGGCAAACCGGCTGGAGCAGCTACCTGGGCAACCTTCGCGGCGTGCCGGATGTGAGTTACCTGGCCGACCCCAACTATGGGGTTTATGTTCGGTACCATGGAGGGTGGTATGAATTCGGTGGCACCAGCGTCGGCGCGCCCCAGTGGGCCGCGTTGGTCGCACTGGCTAATGAACAGCGTGGCGCGGGCCTGCCGACACCCGGCCAGGCCATCTACAGCATCGCGAATAATGGCCAGGTCAACGGCCTTTACACAATCAATCCGAATTACTTCCACGACGTCACCTCAGGCAACAATGGTGGCGACCCTGACGACCAGGGCATTTTCGGCTACGACCTCGTGACGGGTGTCGGTTCCCCCCTGGCCGGCAGCCTCGTGCCGGCCTTGGCCACGTGGGGCGCGGCGCCGCCCACGCCTGACTTCAGCCTTTCAATCACTCCCTCCTCCGCCACGGTTTCCGCCACCGGCGGTCAGACCAATTACACCGTCACCGTCACGCCTCTCAGCGGCTTTAGCGGTACGGTGGACCTTTCTTTAGCTTCCATGCCGTCGGGCGTCACACCGTCGTGGACGGCTACCCAGGTCGATGCCACTGCCACCGTAGCGACGACTCTGACACTCACGGTGGCCCCGGGCACTTCCGTAGGCTCCTATGGCTTCAGTGTCACCGGGACCTCGACTACGCCTTCGCTCACTCACCAGGCATCGGCGACTCTGGCAGTTGCCAACACGCCAACTACCATGACGGTTAGTTCCATTAGCTATTCGACCTCCGGACGGCGCAACTCCAATCTGAACATCACGTTAACAGTGGTCGATAGTACCGGCAATCCGGTGTCGGGCGCCTCAGTGTCGATCACGCTTGATCTGAACGGCTCGCCCTATGCGAGCGGCACTGCGAGCACCGGGTCCAATGGTCAGGTTACGTTG
The sequence above is drawn from the Verrucomicrobiia bacterium genome and encodes:
- a CDS encoding DUF4160 domain-containing protein, with translation MPKIFEKDGYRFFFYSNEHRPIHVHVRYGGGEAVFEVERRVDLRESQGLKVRELAKAEELAKEHRELIIKRWNERFN
- a CDS encoding DUF2442 domain-containing protein; the encoded protein is MSVLTDSARRAVFQDGQIIIAMESGAEIRFPVAENPRLACGTSEQLSRIEISPYGIHWPELDEDLSLRGLLRGDYGQHQNIAPKRGADRGQPS
- a CDS encoding SHOCT domain-containing protein; amino-acid sequence: MKPKLSKSMRLVAAAGFMGLLLSGCAWQIGGDKKGTNVVQTTRGQELIDLKKALDQGAITQDEYQAQRQKIIQR
- a CDS encoding alpha-L-fucosidase, which codes for MKQLPIIVSAGCLWLAAPFLDAQPFPIPPKNSPKLEWWRDSMKTHDARIAWWRDARFGMFIHWGVYSSLGNEFHGRKGGTYAEHIQRVLKIPIAAYRKEVAGNFNPTNFNAEAWVRAAKDAGMGYMIITAKHHDGFAMWPSAVSPYNITNCTPFKRDPMAELSAACRKYGLRFGFYYSQAFDWSDENAPGNDWDYHNPGGDKLIGGRRWWETTPEFLPKARKYVDQKAIPQLQELIRRYDPDILWFDTSSKLPESENLRIMRAVRAASARVVINGRLVRGLGDYSSTADRPADFAPHEADWEGIPTTNESYGWNRFDHSHKPPSHFIRLLAKAAARGGNILMNVGPMGDGRMDPKDLAILDGIGAWWKLNGESIRGTTRSPLAVQSWGESTLKGNTLYLHVFDWPASGKLVVGGLMSAVKTAHVLSASPCGPLTISRLNPLDLTITGLPAAPPEQADSVIALECTGEIQSDPRRLLQPAMGSETLRVFDAVLHGKALKFGPGKTRDAHVTGWTNPGECITWPARINEPAVYEVSVTYDAQEQSAGKWFTVEFGSQVLKGQITPGAIQTTALGRVSLKPGRVEIKLSTQENSEAELMQPRLVILKTLGR
- a CDS encoding tetratricopeptide repeat protein, whose translation is MKLATVASLVLVGEAVLASNTDVTFNKDIAPIVFAHCSICHRPGESGPFALLSFRDVEKRARQIAQVTRSRYMPPWLPAGARGEFVGDRRLTGEQVELFARWFQAGAPEGAPSQLPPLPRFVGGWQLGKPDLVVRMPRPFTLAADGRDVYRNFVIPVPLKVPRYVRAVEFRPDNLRIVHHAFVKVDTSGQAGSFDGADGQPGFDGMNLPNSVRTPDGYFLGYQPGKMPSSEPPGYGWTLKPGEDLVVQAHLRPTGKPETIQAQVGLFFTDTPPTNTTMILVLTSLNIDIPAGNNAWVLEDQFVLPVDVEVLSVLPHAHYLGKRLEGFARRTDGSIQPLLTIPDWDFNWQGDYRYAHPVHLPAGTELGMHFTYDNSTANPRNPNQPPKEVLYGPQTTDEMGELWFQVRLNNPGDGARLKEAYNQKNQQLIRRYAEFRLARNPRDARARTELGFAQWAAGQTTEALETLREACADDPKYDQPHYYRGVIYRTQNLLTRARTELEAAIRLNPRNARAFGNLAFLFLDLGDLDQAEKKIRQALLLDPTDALARETLQRIERLRAAPEAATK
- a CDS encoding Ig-like domain-containing protein, whose product is MNTRILATLAPIAGSFLILTAAATAQPVRVFGPPARGTARPPLWMNLNPQARPNSSTGTAAPPYTPKQVSSAYGFNQVYASGFDGTGQVIGIVDAYDDSANIQNDLNYFCNQFGLPPTTVQIIYAQGAKPSANTGWQQEESLDVEWAHAIAPGAKILLVEAYNNSTAYLLQAAQVAVQNGATVVSMSWGGGESSGETSSDAYFTSNAVTYVASAGDSGESTGVEWPAASPNVIGVGGTTLVINSDGTYGSESAWASSGGGISTIEPLPSWQTGWSSYLGNLRGVPDVSYLADPNYGVYVRYHGGWYEFGGTSVGAPQWAALVALANEQRGAGLPTPGQAIYSIANNGQVNGLYTINPNYFHDVTSGNNGGDPDDQGIFGYDLVTGVGSPLAGSLVPALATWGAAPPTPDFSLSITPSSATVSATGGQTNYTVTVTPLSGFSGTVDLSLASMPSGVTPSWTATQVDATATVATTLTLTVAPGTSVGSYGFSVTGTSTTPSLTHQASATLAVANTPTTMTVSSISYSTSGRRNSNLNITLTVVDSTGNPVSGASVSITLDLNGSPYASGTASTGSNGQVTLQLTNAHRGTYHTVVTSVTASGLTWDNGYPTANSFYDRY